A stretch of Amycolatopsis balhimycina FH 1894 DNA encodes these proteins:
- a CDS encoding sugar ABC transporter ATP-binding protein — protein MSLLSVRGIVKTFPGVRALDGVDLDVEPGEVHCLLGQNGAGKSTLIKVLSGAHRPDAGELTWNGERVELGSPVDALRLGIATMYQELDLVPGLSVADNIFLGHERARFGFTRISQARAEAARLMARLGHPGIRPSTEVGRLSAAGQQLVSMARALAHDARLLVMDEPTAALAGEEVDNLFRIVGELTADGVAVVYISHRLEELRRIGHRVTVLKDGRTVGTGLDAAATPTADLVALMAGRKVETVFGPRHDGHARPETALAVKNLSRTGEFEDVSFTVHAGEVVGIAGLVGSGRSELLETIFGARKADRGTVTVQGKPLGPGVQAAVKAGVGLAPEERKSQGLLLDLPVVHNVTLASLDRYAKLGFTERAKELDDAGASLRRLDLRPADPRRIVRTLSGGNQQKAVLARWLVRGCRVLLLDEPTRGVDVGARAELYRLIDELAASGVAIVLVSSEIPEVLGLSDRVLVLREGRVLADRRSTGLTEAEVLDVILEGSAA, from the coding sequence ATGAGCCTGCTTTCCGTTCGCGGGATCGTGAAGACCTTCCCGGGCGTGCGCGCGCTCGACGGCGTCGACCTCGACGTCGAACCCGGCGAGGTGCACTGCCTGCTCGGCCAGAACGGCGCCGGGAAGTCGACGCTGATCAAGGTCCTCTCCGGCGCGCACCGGCCGGACGCGGGCGAGCTGACCTGGAACGGCGAGCGCGTCGAACTCGGGTCGCCGGTCGACGCCCTGCGGCTGGGCATCGCCACGATGTACCAGGAGCTCGACCTCGTGCCCGGGCTTTCGGTGGCGGACAACATCTTCCTCGGCCACGAACGCGCCCGCTTCGGGTTCACCCGGATCTCCCAGGCCCGTGCCGAGGCCGCTCGCCTGATGGCCCGGCTCGGGCACCCGGGCATCCGGCCGTCGACCGAGGTCGGGAGGCTCTCCGCCGCCGGGCAGCAGCTGGTCTCGATGGCCCGTGCCCTCGCCCACGACGCCCGGCTGCTCGTGATGGACGAACCCACCGCCGCGCTGGCCGGGGAGGAGGTCGACAACCTCTTCCGCATCGTCGGCGAGCTGACCGCCGACGGCGTCGCGGTCGTCTACATCTCGCACCGGCTCGAAGAGCTGCGCCGGATCGGGCACCGGGTGACCGTGCTCAAGGACGGCCGGACCGTCGGCACCGGCCTCGACGCCGCCGCGACGCCGACCGCCGACCTGGTCGCGCTGATGGCCGGGCGCAAGGTGGAGACGGTCTTCGGGCCGCGTCACGACGGCCACGCGAGGCCGGAGACCGCCCTCGCCGTCAAGAATCTCTCCCGGACCGGTGAGTTCGAGGACGTGAGCTTCACCGTCCACGCCGGCGAGGTCGTCGGCATCGCCGGCCTGGTCGGCTCGGGCCGCAGCGAGCTGCTGGAGACGATCTTCGGCGCCCGCAAGGCCGACCGCGGAACCGTGACGGTGCAGGGCAAACCGCTCGGCCCCGGCGTCCAAGCGGCGGTCAAGGCGGGCGTCGGCCTCGCGCCCGAGGAACGCAAGAGCCAGGGCCTGCTGCTCGACCTGCCGGTGGTGCACAACGTGACGCTGGCCAGCCTCGACCGGTACGCGAAGCTCGGCTTCACCGAGCGAGCCAAGGAACTCGACGACGCCGGGGCGAGCCTGCGGCGCCTCGACCTGCGGCCCGCCGACCCCCGGCGGATCGTCCGCACGCTGTCCGGCGGCAACCAGCAGAAGGCCGTGCTCGCGCGGTGGCTGGTCCGCGGGTGCCGGGTGCTGCTGCTCGACGAGCCGACGCGCGGCGTCGACGTCGGCGCCCGTGCCGAGCTGTACCGGCTGATCGACGAGCTGGCCGCGAGCGGCGTGGCGATCGTGCTGGTGTCCAGCGAAATCCCCGAGGTGCTCGGGCTGTCCGACCGGGTGCTGGTGCTGCGCGAGGGCCGTGTCCTCGCCGACCGGCGCTCCACCGGGCTGACCGAGGCCGAGGTGCTCGACGTGATTCTCGAGGGGAGCGCGGCATGA
- a CDS encoding ROK family transcriptional regulator, with amino-acid sequence MAVTGTRRAGSASPRTANLAAVLRALRTGPLSRTQLAARCGIAKSAVPGLLTELAERGLVRPAGVLPGNGRPSRLVELHGEDAYALALGIEADRLSALVTDLSGRVLAERTEAVDVAALGLPAGMDELARLAQAVLPGPPVGVAISVPGLVDSAAAVLRFAPALRWRDAEIAGLMAARLAVPAAAIAVDNDANLGALAESVAGTGTELFYLGGGTAVGGGFVSGGTILRGARGFAGEVGHIAVDPSGERCTCGRTGCLETKANLAAVLRAAAAPGDPLHDPSAGVEGRVALLKDRIRRGDQRTATAVHELGVALGIALSTVVDVLDPDVVVLGGYFAELGEWLVEPVRVELAARPLGQARVVASGLGLRAPLRGAAHLAAERLFANPTLAEEATV; translated from the coding sequence GTGGCCGTCACCGGAACGAGGCGAGCCGGCTCGGCGAGCCCGCGTACGGCGAACCTGGCCGCGGTCCTGCGGGCACTGCGCACCGGCCCGCTCTCGCGCACGCAGCTGGCAGCCCGCTGCGGGATCGCGAAGTCGGCGGTCCCCGGCCTGCTCACCGAACTCGCCGAGCGCGGCCTGGTCCGGCCCGCCGGGGTCCTCCCCGGCAACGGGCGGCCGAGCCGGCTGGTCGAGCTGCACGGCGAAGACGCGTACGCACTGGCTCTGGGTATCGAAGCCGACCGGCTGTCGGCCCTGGTCACCGACCTGTCCGGCCGGGTCCTGGCCGAGCGGACCGAGGCCGTCGACGTCGCCGCGCTCGGGCTCCCCGCCGGGATGGACGAACTCGCCCGCCTGGCGCAGGCGGTGCTGCCCGGTCCACCGGTCGGGGTCGCGATCTCGGTGCCCGGCCTGGTCGACTCGGCCGCCGCCGTGCTGCGGTTCGCCCCGGCATTGCGCTGGCGCGACGCGGAAATCGCCGGCCTCATGGCGGCCCGGCTGGCCGTCCCGGCCGCCGCCATCGCCGTGGACAACGACGCCAACCTCGGCGCCCTCGCCGAGTCGGTCGCGGGCACCGGGACCGAGCTGTTCTACCTCGGCGGCGGCACGGCCGTCGGCGGCGGGTTCGTCTCCGGCGGCACGATCCTGCGTGGCGCGCGCGGTTTCGCCGGCGAGGTCGGGCACATCGCCGTCGACCCGTCCGGCGAACGCTGCACCTGCGGCCGGACGGGCTGCCTGGAGACGAAGGCGAACCTGGCCGCCGTCCTGCGCGCGGCCGCTGCCCCGGGCGACCCGCTGCACGATCCTTCCGCCGGCGTCGAAGGCCGCGTCGCGCTGCTCAAGGACCGCATCCGGCGCGGTGACCAGCGCACGGCGACCGCGGTCCACGAACTCGGCGTCGCGCTCGGCATCGCACTGTCCACTGTGGTCGACGTGCTCGACCCGGACGTCGTCGTGCTCGGCGGCTACTTCGCGGAGCTGGGGGAGTGGCTGGTCGAACCGGTCCGCGTCGAGCTGGCCGCCCGGCCGCTCGGCCAGGCCCGGGTCGTGGCGTCCGGCCTCGGCCTGCGGGCCCCGCTGCGGGGTGCCGCGCACCTGGCGGCCGAGCGGCTGTTCGCGAACCCGACGCTCGCCGAGGAGGCGACGGTATGA
- a CDS encoding ROK family transcriptional regulator: MSAAPTPEQSMVETRHQTRLLTLLRDEGPMSRVELGERLELPRARVGAEVARLAEVGLVEAAGPSASRGGRRSTLVRLAGELRVLAVDVGATSVGVAVTDASCEVLAHAVEDCDVRQGPHPVLRRVAELAAKVRDEAPGRLVAAGIGLPGPVSFAEGMPVAPPIMPGWDRFNVRDHLGGLWGCPVAVDNDVNAMALGERHAGVARSTDDLMFVKIGTGIGCGIVLGGKVYRGVAGTAGDIGHIRLDDFGPTCACGEVGCLEAYFGGAALARDGLALARSGRSAHLAEAAAERGAITARDVGRAAAAGDSGAVNLIRDGGRRLGQVIASLVCFINPGMVVIGGGVAQLGHQLLAEVRSAVYRRSLPLATGNLPIVLSELGETAGVIGAAWSATDRAFTLSS; the protein is encoded by the coding sequence ATGAGCGCGGCACCCACCCCGGAGCAGTCGATGGTCGAAACCCGGCACCAGACCCGGTTGCTCACCCTGCTGCGGGACGAGGGGCCGATGTCGCGGGTCGAGCTGGGGGAGCGGCTGGAACTGCCGCGCGCCCGGGTGGGCGCCGAGGTGGCGCGGCTGGCCGAGGTTGGGCTCGTCGAGGCCGCGGGGCCGTCGGCCAGCCGGGGCGGGCGGCGGTCGACGCTGGTCCGGCTCGCCGGCGAGCTGCGGGTGCTCGCGGTGGACGTCGGCGCGACGTCGGTCGGTGTGGCCGTCACCGACGCTTCGTGCGAAGTGCTCGCGCACGCCGTCGAGGACTGCGATGTGCGGCAGGGGCCGCACCCGGTGCTGCGGCGGGTCGCCGAGCTCGCCGCGAAGGTCCGGGACGAGGCACCCGGCCGGCTGGTCGCGGCGGGCATCGGGCTGCCGGGGCCGGTCAGCTTCGCCGAAGGCATGCCGGTCGCGCCGCCGATCATGCCCGGCTGGGACCGGTTCAACGTGCGCGACCACCTCGGCGGGCTCTGGGGCTGCCCGGTCGCGGTGGACAACGACGTCAACGCGATGGCGCTCGGGGAGCGGCACGCCGGGGTCGCGCGCTCGACCGACGACCTGATGTTCGTCAAGATCGGCACCGGGATCGGCTGCGGGATCGTGCTCGGCGGCAAGGTCTACCGCGGGGTCGCGGGCACGGCAGGCGACATCGGGCACATCCGGCTCGACGACTTCGGCCCGACCTGCGCGTGCGGCGAGGTCGGCTGCCTGGAGGCCTACTTCGGCGGCGCCGCGCTGGCCCGCGACGGGCTGGCCCTGGCGCGCAGCGGCCGGTCGGCGCACCTTGCCGAGGCGGCCGCCGAACGCGGGGCGATCACCGCCCGCGACGTCGGCCGGGCCGCCGCGGCGGGCGACTCCGGCGCGGTCAACCTCATTCGTGACGGCGGGCGACGGCTCGGCCAGGTCATCGCCTCGCTGGTCTGCTTCATCAACCCGGGGATGGTGGTGATCGGCGGCGGGGTGGCCCAGCTCGGGCACCAGCTGCTCGCCGAGGTGCGCAGCGCGGTGTACCGGCGCTCGCTGCCGCTGGCCACCGGAAACCTCCCGATCGTGCTGTCCGAGCTGGGCGAGACGGCGGGCGTGATCGGGGCCGCCTGGTCGGCCACGGACCGGGCTTTCACCCTCAGCAGCTGA
- a CDS encoding ABC transporter substrate-binding protein, with amino-acid sequence MRSTPRLFAALALVPLLGGCFAAGSTSATDPAAGRLRVALAVPPAQALSPYSNDATVLGKLSVAEGLTALDRDGAAAPALATSWTRQDATTWVFRLREAKFQDGTEFTANSVVAALGHAGAAKTRPRVLSDVTLTAKAGDAGTVTITTKTADPVLPLRLASPALGIFSPKAYAADGTVSPVGTGTGAFKITQLTGKTQATLERFDGYWGGKAKAAGIDVTWIADGTARTNALRAHEADIAEWIPTAQAPLLDRNVRHEVSSVRADSLILDTAAGIFTDPALRAAARGAVDGSALVGSVFGGYADAARGLFGPAVSWAAGQRVEVSGRAPAATVAETRSKTQGWTLRLATYTNRAELPEAATVVQQQLERAGFTVQQDVREYTQMETDLLAGKYDALILSRVTLLDTGDAVAYLASDYLSNGVYNIAGLKDAGVDRAVTAAAEEGDPALRRQKIMRAEAEILRTDAVVPLVHEKVVQGVSTGVEGVVLDPRERSLITLDTRLK; translated from the coding sequence GTGCGTTCGACACCCCGGCTCTTCGCCGCGCTTGCCCTCGTCCCGTTACTGGGCGGCTGTTTCGCCGCCGGCAGCACCTCGGCCACGGACCCGGCGGCCGGCCGGCTGCGGGTCGCCTTGGCGGTGCCGCCGGCGCAGGCGCTGTCCCCGTACAGCAACGACGCCACCGTGCTGGGCAAGCTGTCCGTGGCCGAAGGACTCACGGCGCTGGATCGGGACGGAGCCGCCGCCCCCGCGCTGGCGACCTCCTGGACCCGCCAGGACGCCACGACCTGGGTCTTCCGGTTGCGCGAGGCGAAGTTCCAGGACGGCACCGAATTCACCGCCAATTCCGTGGTCGCCGCACTCGGCCACGCCGGTGCGGCCAAGACCAGGCCCCGCGTCCTCAGCGACGTGACGCTGACCGCGAAGGCCGGCGACGCCGGCACCGTCACCATCACGACGAAGACCGCCGACCCGGTGCTCCCGCTCAGGCTCGCCAGCCCCGCGCTGGGCATCTTCTCCCCGAAGGCGTACGCCGCGGACGGCACGGTCAGCCCGGTCGGCACCGGAACCGGTGCCTTCAAGATCACCCAGCTCACCGGGAAGACCCAGGCGACCCTGGAGCGCTTCGACGGCTACTGGGGCGGCAAGGCGAAGGCCGCCGGCATCGACGTGACCTGGATCGCCGACGGTACCGCCCGCACCAATGCCCTGCGCGCCCACGAAGCCGACATCGCCGAGTGGATCCCGACCGCCCAGGCGCCCCTGCTGGACCGGAACGTCCGGCACGAGGTGTCCTCCGTCCGGGCCGACAGCCTGATCCTCGACACCGCCGCCGGGATCTTCACCGACCCGGCGCTGCGGGCCGCCGCCCGCGGCGCCGTGGACGGCTCCGCCCTCGTCGGCTCGGTCTTCGGCGGCTACGCCGACGCCGCCCGGGGCCTGTTCGGGCCCGCCGTCTCCTGGGCGGCCGGTCAGCGCGTCGAGGTGAGCGGGCGGGCGCCGGCCGCGACCGTCGCGGAAACCCGGTCGAAGACCCAGGGCTGGACGCTGCGCCTGGCCACCTACACCAACCGCGCCGAACTGCCCGAAGCCGCGACCGTCGTGCAGCAGCAGCTGGAACGGGCCGGCTTCACCGTGCAGCAGGACGTCCGCGAGTACACGCAGATGGAGACCGACCTCCTCGCCGGCAAGTACGACGCACTGATCTTGTCGCGGGTGACGCTCCTCGACACCGGTGACGCGGTCGCGTACCTCGCGAGCGACTACCTGAGCAACGGCGTCTACAACATCGCCGGGCTGAAGGACGCCGGGGTCGACCGGGCCGTCACGGCGGCCGCCGAGGAAGGCGACCCCGCGCTCCGGCGGCAGAAGATCATGCGGGCCGAGGCGGAGATCCTGCGCACCGACGCCGTGGTTCCGCTGGTCCACGAGAAGGTCGTGCAGGGCGTCAGCACCGGCGTGGAAGGCGTGGTCCTCGATCCGCGCGAGCGCTCGCTGATCACCCTCGACACGCGCCTGAAGTAG
- a CDS encoding ABC transporter permease subunit yields MADAWRAGAGRLAAGGALLAAVAFLPWLSGNDPALTVLRARSADQAPTGEQLAAVREQLGLTQGPLSHFAHWLGGLPRGDAGTSWVSGTPVLPQVMSALGVSVTLMLATLVVTIAVAALVSARTLVLGSRRLLRDHGSGTVAASLAALPKFLLASLLATVFGVWLGWFPPGGWTGPASMVLPALALGVPSGAVIGGLIDHALPATFGEPWVRTWHAAGFPPGRLVLPVLRGALAGVLPQLVPSVVGLVGGAVAVEKVFTIPGLGRLALDAALAQDLPPLQTATLLLALLGIAAGLLVKALRRRLSGPALRDGGLAAAPPLALGRRRSTRWVLGGCLLVLLAAGLAGLLRDPSQVDTAARLLPPSAAHPLGTDALGRDLLARLGHGALRTAGVALAVTAAAVVIGVLLGMAGPAGAGLTEVLSTLPAVLAGLLTTAVTGPSVWGAACAVCLVGWTPYAAQTAALLEQERATGYLRASISFGAGPVHLLRHHLLPAVLPAVVRNAVLRLPTTILVLASLGFLGLGEQPPTPEWGRLLAENQPYLELAPWTTLAPASALVLLSVLAAAASPRRVPSRKQVRRG; encoded by the coding sequence GTGGCGGACGCATGGCGGGCGGGCGCGGGCCGGCTCGCCGCCGGCGGTGCCCTGCTGGCGGCCGTCGCCTTCCTGCCGTGGCTGTCCGGCAACGACCCCGCGCTGACGGTGCTGCGGGCCCGGTCCGCCGACCAGGCCCCCACCGGTGAGCAGCTGGCCGCGGTGCGGGAGCAGCTGGGCTTGACCCAAGGTCCGCTCAGCCACTTCGCGCACTGGCTCGGCGGGCTGCCACGCGGGGACGCGGGCACCTCCTGGGTCTCGGGCACACCGGTCCTGCCCCAGGTCATGAGCGCCCTGGGCGTCTCGGTCACGCTGATGCTCGCCACGCTCGTGGTCACGATCGCGGTGGCCGCGCTGGTCAGCGCCCGCACGCTGGTCCTCGGCTCCCGGCGGCTGCTGCGCGACCACGGCAGCGGCACGGTGGCCGCGTCGCTCGCCGCGCTGCCCAAGTTCCTGCTCGCCTCGCTGCTCGCCACCGTCTTCGGCGTGTGGCTGGGCTGGTTCCCACCGGGCGGCTGGACCGGGCCGGCGTCCATGGTGCTGCCCGCGCTCGCCCTCGGCGTACCGTCCGGTGCGGTGATCGGCGGGCTGATCGACCACGCCCTGCCCGCCACCTTCGGTGAGCCGTGGGTCCGGACCTGGCACGCTGCCGGGTTTCCGCCGGGCCGCTTGGTCCTGCCCGTTCTGCGCGGCGCGCTGGCCGGGGTGCTCCCGCAGCTGGTGCCCAGCGTGGTCGGCCTGGTCGGCGGCGCGGTCGCGGTGGAGAAGGTCTTCACCATCCCGGGGCTCGGCCGGCTCGCGCTGGACGCCGCCCTGGCCCAGGACCTCCCGCCGCTGCAGACCGCGACCCTGCTCTTGGCCCTGCTCGGCATCGCGGCCGGCCTGCTCGTCAAGGCCCTGCGCCGCCGGCTGTCCGGGCCGGCCCTGCGCGACGGCGGGCTGGCCGCCGCACCCCCGCTCGCGCTCGGACGCCGTCGCTCCACCCGCTGGGTGCTCGGCGGCTGCCTGCTCGTCCTGCTCGCCGCCGGCCTCGCCGGGCTGCTCCGCGATCCGTCCCAAGTGGACACCGCGGCCCGCCTGCTGCCGCCCTCGGCGGCGCACCCGCTCGGCACGGACGCGCTCGGCCGCGACCTGCTGGCCCGCCTGGGGCACGGGGCGCTGCGCACGGCAGGCGTGGCGCTCGCCGTGACGGCGGCCGCCGTCGTCATCGGGGTACTGCTCGGCATGGCCGGCCCGGCCGGCGCCGGGCTGACCGAAGTGCTGTCGACGCTGCCGGCCGTGCTGGCCGGGCTGCTGACGACCGCCGTGACCGGACCGTCGGTGTGGGGCGCGGCGTGCGCGGTGTGCCTGGTCGGCTGGACTCCCTACGCCGCCCAGACCGCGGCGCTGCTCGAACAGGAACGAGCCACCGGCTACCTGCGAGCGTCGATCTCGTTCGGCGCGGGCCCGGTGCACCTGCTGCGTCACCACCTGCTGCCCGCGGTGCTGCCCGCCGTCGTCCGCAACGCGGTCCTGCGGCTGCCCACCACGATCCTGGTCCTGGCCTCCCTCGGGTTCCTCGGGCTGGGCGAGCAGCCACCCACCCCGGAATGGGGCCGGCTCCTCGCGGAGAACCAGCCGTACCTGGAGCTGGCGCCGTGGACCACCCTCGCGCCGGCTTCGGCACTCGTCCTGCTGTCCGTGCTCGCCGCGGCCGCTTCACCGCGCCGTGTGCCATCGCGAAAGCAGGTTCGCCGGGGCTAA
- a CDS encoding ribonuclease activity regulator RraA, translating to MVETPDIVRPPAELSAALAAIGSATASGELSRMGIRSAFIRGPVSVTPGVRVAGPALTLQFLPKREDRYPVDEYEEPEKQLHRHVMYHAQPGDMIVVDARGDMSSGVFGEMMLTYFKGRGGAGVVIDGCLRDIGEAKQLGLGLWIRGATPNFHAQTGIVPAAVNVPVACGGTLVEPGDIVVADDDGAVVVPVKLAPALLAAAQEHAEWEEFSRIRLAEGGDLRRYYPLSDEARPEYEQWRAEQGRD from the coding sequence GTGGTCGAAACACCCGACATCGTTCGCCCGCCCGCCGAGCTCAGTGCGGCCCTCGCGGCCATCGGCAGCGCGACGGCCAGCGGCGAGCTCAGCCGCATGGGCATCCGCAGCGCGTTCATCCGTGGTCCGGTTTCGGTCACCCCCGGCGTCCGCGTGGCCGGTCCGGCGCTGACGCTGCAGTTCCTGCCGAAACGGGAGGACCGCTACCCCGTCGACGAGTACGAAGAACCGGAGAAGCAGCTGCACCGGCACGTCATGTACCACGCCCAGCCCGGCGACATGATCGTCGTCGACGCGCGCGGCGACATGAGCAGCGGCGTGTTCGGCGAGATGATGCTGACCTACTTCAAGGGCCGTGGCGGCGCCGGCGTGGTGATCGACGGGTGCCTGCGCGACATCGGCGAGGCCAAGCAGCTCGGCCTGGGGCTGTGGATCCGGGGCGCCACCCCGAACTTCCACGCCCAGACCGGCATCGTCCCGGCCGCCGTCAACGTGCCGGTGGCGTGCGGTGGCACGCTCGTCGAGCCGGGCGACATCGTCGTCGCCGACGACGACGGGGCGGTCGTCGTCCCGGTCAAGCTCGCCCCCGCCCTGCTGGCGGCCGCGCAGGAGCACGCGGAATGGGAGGAGTTCTCCCGGATCCGGCTGGCCGAGGGCGGCGACCTGCGGCGGTACTACCCGCTGTCGGACGAGGCCCGGCCCGAGTACGAACAGTGGCGTGCCGAACAAGGCCGGGACTGA
- a CDS encoding ABC transporter permease subunit produces MTVLRPRPAPARPAPGASSSLTRAQRRFGRDWRLAAVFIGPTLVLVAGLILVPIAGSILTSATERHGAETVFVGLDNYTALIDDALFHKGVLNSFVFTAYAEIFKVTLGLIAALMLHHMRRGRAIIAGVILLPWVIPTVVTAFTWRSLLDPIFGSVNVLLTDSGIGPGLAAIGLVDKWPAEWLSDPALALPSVILVNVWKGIPFFTVTFLAGLKAIDSGLHEAAMVDGASPWQRFVHITLPGLRPVMIVTVLLSSIWTFNNFDLIWLMTQGGPGDATAPYVMVAYSKAIQQLQLGAGAAVTLVMLPIIGILVVILVRMMRRSDRPGAADLGRRRLSPVQRRALPWVIVVASILVLVWASPHIVWKAALVLGVFVVLAAAVGRVVSALAARSKRLAARLVGGTGSGIALVGLLGFVLAPLYWMTVTAFKSDDQIVARTDDLWPTPWSTEQFTNLFTGRAFGTWYVNTILVSVASTAIALVCAALAGYALARLKFRGSESFTVTILLTYVMPGALLFIPLYQLMSGIGLNDSLWSLVLAYPTFTLPFATWLLVGYFKSIPADLEEAALVDGCTRFGAFMRIVLPLAKPGLLAVALFTLTNAWNEFLFAFVFITKNDYKTLPVGMQSMIFGDVVPQGQLAAASLLISIPVVLMYGFGQRFLTEGLTAGAVKG; encoded by the coding sequence GTGACTGTGTTGCGTCCGCGCCCGGCTCCGGCCCGTCCGGCGCCAGGCGCGTCGTCCTCGCTCACGCGCGCGCAGCGGCGGTTCGGGCGCGACTGGCGCCTCGCCGCGGTGTTCATCGGGCCGACGCTGGTGCTGGTCGCCGGCCTGATCCTGGTCCCGATCGCCGGCTCGATCTTGACCAGCGCCACGGAGCGCCACGGTGCGGAGACGGTCTTCGTCGGGCTGGACAACTACACCGCCCTCATCGACGACGCCCTGTTCCACAAGGGCGTGCTCAATTCGTTCGTCTTCACCGCGTACGCCGAGATCTTCAAGGTGACACTCGGTCTCATCGCGGCGCTGATGCTGCACCACATGCGCCGCGGCCGGGCGATCATCGCCGGGGTGATCCTGCTGCCGTGGGTGATCCCGACGGTCGTCACGGCCTTCACCTGGCGGTCGCTGCTCGACCCGATCTTCGGCAGCGTCAACGTCCTGCTCACCGACTCCGGGATCGGGCCCGGCCTCGCGGCGATCGGGCTGGTCGACAAGTGGCCCGCGGAGTGGCTGTCCGATCCCGCGCTCGCGCTGCCGTCGGTCATCCTGGTCAACGTCTGGAAGGGCATCCCGTTCTTCACGGTGACGTTCCTCGCCGGGCTCAAGGCCATCGACAGCGGTCTCCACGAGGCGGCGATGGTGGACGGCGCCTCGCCGTGGCAGCGCTTCGTGCACATCACTTTGCCGGGCCTGCGTCCCGTCATGATCGTGACGGTGCTGCTGTCGTCGATCTGGACGTTCAACAACTTCGACCTGATCTGGCTGATGACCCAGGGCGGGCCGGGGGACGCCACCGCCCCGTACGTGATGGTGGCTTACTCGAAGGCCATCCAGCAGCTGCAGCTGGGCGCGGGCGCCGCGGTCACGCTGGTGATGCTGCCGATCATCGGCATCCTCGTGGTGATCCTCGTGCGGATGATGCGACGCAGCGACCGGCCGGGCGCGGCCGACCTGGGGCGCAGGCGGCTGAGTCCCGTCCAGCGCCGGGCGCTGCCGTGGGTGATCGTCGTGGCCTCGATCCTCGTGCTGGTCTGGGCGTCGCCGCACATAGTGTGGAAGGCCGCGCTCGTGCTGGGCGTGTTCGTGGTGCTCGCGGCCGCCGTCGGCCGGGTCGTCTCCGCGCTCGCCGCGCGGAGCAAGCGGCTGGCCGCGCGCCTGGTCGGCGGCACCGGCTCGGGGATCGCGCTCGTGGGTCTGCTGGGCTTCGTGCTCGCCCCGCTCTACTGGATGACGGTGACGGCCTTCAAGTCGGACGACCAGATCGTCGCGCGCACCGACGACCTCTGGCCGACCCCGTGGAGCACCGAGCAGTTCACCAACCTGTTCACGGGCCGGGCGTTCGGCACCTGGTACGTCAACACGATCCTGGTGTCGGTGGCGTCCACCGCGATCGCCCTGGTCTGCGCGGCGCTGGCCGGGTATGCGCTGGCGCGGCTCAAGTTCCGGGGTTCGGAGAGCTTCACGGTGACGATCCTGCTCACCTACGTGATGCCGGGCGCGCTGCTGTTCATCCCGCTGTACCAGCTGATGAGCGGGATCGGGCTCAACGACTCGTTGTGGTCGCTCGTGCTCGCCTACCCCACGTTCACCCTGCCGTTCGCGACGTGGCTGCTCGTCGGCTACTTCAAGTCGATCCCGGCCGATCTCGAGGAGGCCGCGCTGGTCGACGGCTGCACGCGGTTCGGGGCGTTCATGCGGATCGTGCTGCCGCTGGCCAAGCCGGGCCTGCTCGCGGTCGCGCTGTTCACGCTCACCAACGCGTGGAACGAGTTCCTGTTCGCCTTCGTGTTCATCACCAAGAACGACTACAAGACGCTGCCCGTCGGCATGCAGTCGATGATCTTCGGCGACGTCGTGCCGCAGGGGCAGCTGGCCGCGGCCTCGCTGCTGATCAGCATCCCGGTCGTGCTCATGTACGGGTTCGGGCAGCGGTTCCTGACCGAGGGCCTCACCGCGGGGGCCGTGAAGGGATGA